Within Lolium rigidum isolate FL_2022 chromosome 5, APGP_CSIRO_Lrig_0.1, whole genome shotgun sequence, the genomic segment GACTTGGTCATTCGTTAGAGAAATTTCAAGGGATTTCCTGTGAACCTTCATTGGAATCTTTAAAGAAAGATGGGAGGCGGAAGGCAAGCCAACGGGAGGCCAAGGAGATCGCAACCACCAAGTGGCTAACGATAGAGAGTGTCGATGTTTAAGAGCACGAACGAGCTCACTTCAGATGGAAATGACTGACACTATAGAGGAAAAACGGGAGGACTCCGCCGGAATTCCACTACACCTAAGGCCGAAGATCGGGGTTTTCATTGCACGGGAAGGCATCGAACAATCGTACAATTTCTCATCACAAAACATTGATGACTCCAAAGAAGTAGAAGCTATGTCAATTGAATGCACTCGAGTTATGTTCTTTGTATTATCTTTTCGGCTTGAGTTTTAATCATCGGAAGGAGTAGTAGTTTAAATTTGTGTTTGAATGATGTATTTGCGGCTGTAGTGAATGATTTTCATGTAGAGTGCACCATCATATACCGATCCAAGGGGCACATGATTTTGGTGGGGCAGTAATTTATCTTTCTTCTTCGAAGTTTGTATTTGAAAGAAGGTAAGAACGATCATCTGCACTAGCATCGCCTTTTCGGAATGGGGAGCGGGCCCCGGCATATGCATCAATTACACACAATCGTTTTATTGCAAAGTTTCATAGTTCAAGAGTAATACATCTCATGGATCACCCAAGGTGTACACAAAGATCCACCAGCCCGAATAAAATAAACTTGTGACGCTTATGCATGTTGAACTCTTAGTAAGCCGCCAACCACCGTAGTGGTAAATAAGCCGAGGAACCATCTTCAGTTGGCTGCATCCATAATCTATGTGCGTCCGTTGCGTCTCCAATATAAGGTAGGGCCGTTCGTGTATCAAGTGCGAACCATACGGATAACATGTAGAAAATGAGCATTCATACTTCTGTTAAACACAATTTATTATGACAATTTCATATAGCCCACATTAAAGCAAAAATTCAGGTTCGTATCTGTTGTTTAGATTTTATTCTCAATACCATTTAGTCAATTTCCAAACATAATTATATCGTCGCTAATATCCTAAAGGCAAAGATTTATATATACGCAAGCCAAAAGCAGTTCTCATCATGTATAGACATGAAAATGGAGCGGAAACTTTCTCACTTTtccgcataaaaaccaaaacaaaatggaaatatgaaaaaaaaaatagaatttttcaaaacaaaatggaaatgAAAATGTTTTGGCGGAAACGAAAAGGAATGGAACAACATGTTCCGGCACAACAAACAAGGAAATGAAATTTCCCATTCCAGCAAGAATGAATTTTTCGTTTTAGGGTTGATGTGCATGGCCAAATTCAATAGATCCATTACACAACCTACTTGTCAAGCCGAACTTCCAAAGCGGCTCATCCCAAAACTAGCGACCATGTAATTATTCATGCATTGACGAGGTTGCATAGTTCAATCTTCCCCCTATTTTTCTAGTAAATTGAGCAGCATGCTAGAATTAAGAAACAAACTTATTGGATTGCTAGaatgcttaattttttttttttgcatggtttAAGCGTTCTCTGTGTTCCGGCGAATATTCACATAGCTCTGCTTTCACACCGTATTTGGTATATATTTATCTTAGAAAATAccttcttctattttgtttatgAGATTTCTGTATTTGGTTTTTGGTTTTAAAAAAGTAAAAAACTAAGTGTGGCACTCCGTAGTTGAGCTGATGAGCAAAGTATCCTCGGTCGGAACGTCCGGTTGCTCTATACAATGCAAAGATCACCAATTGTCAATCAAAAGGCATGGTCTGTTTCCTGAATTTGCACAATCACATTACCAGAAACTGCAAGCAGTGACCGTACAGCACCAAAATTTGGCATCGGAAGCCAAGACATGAAAAAAAGGAGGATTTTTGAAGTGGCGCCAACTAGCTAGCTCTGGTAGCTCCAGAGCGGTACATCGGCGAGGTTGACCTCGCCGTAATCGCCGAACGCCGCAGACGCAGCCAAGAAAGGCGGCGCCATGAGCATCATGCCCTGCGCTAAGCTGGAGTAGTACAGGTCCCATCCCATATCACGGAGGACTTCCAGCTCGAACGGCGAATCCTCGGCCCGCGAAGACGACTCCTCGTCGTCGGTGAGGGAGGAGGATGATGGCGTCGACGAAGACGTGCCGGACATTGCGTCCTCCGCGTTCGATTGGCGCCGCAGGAAGTCCTCGAGGGCCTCGTTGACGGCGTGGCGGACGTCGTCGAGGCTGCGGTAAGATGCCGGCACGGCGAGCAGCTCGGCGGAGTCAGGGAAGTTGAGGCAGGCGGACCCGGCGCCTGCCAGGGCGAGCATGGCGGCGTCGTGCGCGCGTGCGGCGATCTCAgcggtgtcgaaggtgccgacCCAGAGCCTGCTTCCACGCCGCCCTGGCACCcgcacctcgcacacccaccgccCGGCATTGCCCCTGCGCCGCACGCCGCGATACACCGGGTGCCGCGTCTCCCTGAACTTGGTCCGCCCCGCCGGCCGCTTCGTCCACGCCGTCTGCTTCTGACTGTGCCCctgctgctgctccggcgaggtcgaGGGCGAGTGATACTCCCCGCTGCACGACAAGCCTGACTCCCCGCTCATCTCCCTCTTGATCGGACACATATTCTGAAGGCGAACAGAGTGTCGATCCGAATCACAATCCAACAAGCCTCGGAGGGTTCTTGATGCTTTTTGGTTGCCGAAGTGAAGTGGTTTTGCTGTGCTATGAGAAATTTGAGCGTAGTGGTTTCGGAAGCTGCTACTTATAGGTGGTGAAGCGCAGGGGGCAAACCGCGGCTAGTGAGCCAGTGGCTGAGAAGACACAGGCTGGAGACGGCGAAGGGGGATGCATTCCGggaagccacagagaggggagaAGATGACCGGACGATTTCTTTATTTTATCAGAAATCCACTAGACGACCAGTAACTTCCAGCACATCTTTTGCTTTGGTAATGTGATTGTGCAAATTCCCTGATTACTTTGGCTTTGCGCCCCAACGTGCGGCCGTCTTACTAAACCTGTCAAAGTTCTTGGAGCCGCAGTTTGCAAAGTTCGGTTTTTGGTGTGCCGGATTCATGGGATCTACTAGATGGTCAGTGGTGTTTTGCATCCCATTCTTAGCATCGAAAATGATTAGGTAGACTAATAAAATATAGTGAGCTTCCATTTAGTTCACTGGCTGACTCGAGGTATACGATATTTACGACTTCTAACTGAAGTTTTTAAATTGTTTTCTGGTGAATAAGGTGACATGACCTTCACTTGTTGTCGCGTGTGCAGGTCTTGCGTGGTGCCATCGGGTATTTTGAGTATTCTTTTGTCAAATATTTGTTTaataaatgaattaaaaaaagttGTACTCCGTATGTTTATATTTTTGATTCAGAGGCTAGGACGCTCCCtccatttaaaaataaaaatctgaTTACTTAGCAACTTGTGTTATCGCCTGGGTCTGGGAACTTAATTTCGAGAGCAACCACGTGTTTTATTAGAAAATCAAGTTATATTAACAAATAAATGTCGGAATTCAAAGATTAACCACGATAAAACAATTGTCTTGAAGACTTTGGAGATAAAATTCGAAAGGATAGAAAATACATAACTATCCCTACATTTTCAGCACTCTCCAAAACCAGCGGCTTCCATCAGACTCCTCCAACGTCGCCTAGATGCACGTATGAAGAGACGTTAAGCCTCCACCATTGCCAGATCCAAAAAGCACCATTGCCGCTAGATAAGAAGGAAGAAAGACGTGATGCACTAGCTTATAGCTAGTTTCATATGAGTAGCGGTCCGTGCACAACTGCTTTCCGCTAAAAAAATCCGTCAAAGAAAAAGATTCGATGCAATAACCTCTAGCTACCGACGACCTTAGAGTGTGCTTTTGGACGGGATGATTTTTTACGATTTTAAGTTCTAGGACTGACTTCATTTTTTTTCTCGACGAAAAATAAATCGTGGCAAAAAAAATTAGGGACTGCCGGCGACGAATGCCGACCGATGACTAAGAGGTCGATGCGCCAGGGTCTAGGGATAATCGGAGGTCATTGTAAGCAACATCGATCGGTTGTCGCTAGCGCGCCGGATGGTCTAGGACTCCAGCCACTCTAGGTCGTTGTTACCTAgcttgatgatacgtctccaacgtacctataatttctgatgttgcatgcttgttttatgataatacttacatgttttgcttgcactttataatgtttttatgcattttccggaactaacctattaacgagatgccgaagtgtcagttcctgttttctgctgtttttggttccagaaaggctgttcgggcaatattctcggaattcgacgaaatcaacgcccaagatcctatttttcccggaagcatccagaacaccgaaggagagtcggagaagagccaggggccaccacacaggtgggccgcgcgggccacaccctggccgcgccggcctggtgtggggccaccctgtcgcccctcctgtgccgcctcttcgtctatttaagtcctttcgacctaaaaacgcgacaccaattgacgaaactccagaaagactccaggggcgccgccaccatcgcgaaactccaattcggggggacagaagtctctgttccggcaccctgccgggacggggaagtgcccccggaagccatctccatcaacgccatcgcctccatcatgctccgtgagtagttcccccatggactacgggttctagctgtagctagttggtatcatctctcccatgtacttcaatacaatgatctcatgagctgccttacatgattgagattcatctgatgtaatcggtgttgtgtttgtcgggatccgatggattgttacgttatgattgtctatctacaaagtttatgaagttattgttgctgcaatcttgttgtgtttaatgcttgtcactagggtccgagtggcatgatcttagatttgagctctatacttattgcttagattgtatctacaagttgtatgcacatgtcaccgtccggaaccaaaggccccgaagtgacagaaatcgggacaaccggaggggatggcggtgatgtgaggatcacatgttttcacggagtgttaatgctttgctccggtgctctattaaaaggagtaccttaatatccagatagattccctagaggcccggctgccaccggctggtaggacaaaagatgttgtgcaagtttctcattgcgagcacgtacgactataattggaaaacatgcctacatgattaatgatcttgatattctgtcttaatgctatttcaatcctatcaattgcccgactgtaatttgttcacccaacacttgttattggagagttaccactagtgtagatagctggaaaccccggtccatctttcatcatcatatacttgttctacatgtcattggaagtagtatcaactattttccggtgccattgctcctgtgttattgctattgctgctgtgttactgttactattgctctcatattactgctgctttcacatcacccctgttactagtgcttttccaggtgcagctgaattgacaactcatttgttaaggcttataagtattctttacctccccttgtgtcgaatcaataaatttgggttttacttccctcgaagactgccgcgatcccctatacttgtgggttatcaagactgttttctggcgccgttgccggggaggcatagctctactcataagttcacctggggagtacactctacctctctctccgtttttattttgttttactttgtttttcttagtttatttttgcctagtttatttgtgcttagtttatttctgtcttgttttatttttcttagtttacttttgtctagtttctttttgtcttgttttacttttctcatatacccgaaaatccataaaaatttgaaaaaccaaaaaattaaaaactgctattatgggagaacctacaacctacttggagcttatagaatattataataattatagagaatcaacagcgggaaaagtgatgagtgctgtgatagaaaaattaaatacaattgctaaaatcttgcttaaacgccatgatataaactgttgctctcaacaggacactaaacatcttaaatttcaatgtggctttagtgaggaatttttaattaagaactataatcggaatagctatattcattttgggtttgaagaggtagaacaatttgtcatatttatgggagcctctgagatagaatccttcatggttaaaaattatgaaatttGTGTTGTTTGTAACGACCTTAaaaattatgtctcttctatccttaatttttgcaatgaaagttacactgataatccttatatcattgattataaagagagactcattaatgcacaagaatgcactcacaatttgcagggactcgtggaagaagaaattgatgaacccgaaagctcattggatgaaaaagagg encodes:
- the LOC124654012 gene encoding dehydration-responsive element-binding protein 1A-like, whose product is MCPIKREMSGESGLSCSGEYHSPSTSPEQQQGHSQKQTAWTKRPAGRTKFRETRHPVYRGVRRRGNAGRWVCEVRVPGRRGSRLWVGTFDTAEIAARAHDAAMLALAGAGSACLNFPDSAELLAVPASYRSLDDVRHAVNEALEDFLRRQSNAEDAMSGTSSSTPSSSSLTDDEESSSRAEDSPFELEVLRDMGWDLYYSSLAQGMMLMAPPFLAASAAFGDYGEVNLADVPLWSYQS